In the genome of Fulvivirga maritima, one region contains:
- the pdxA gene encoding 4-hydroxythreonine-4-phosphate dehydrogenase PdxA: MSNHSKHQDKPRIGITIGDINGIGPEVIIKSLRDNRLLNYLTPVIYGSSKVLSYYRKTLKYEDFNFTQVKDDGKFQNRKVNVVNCWNEMIEINTGEVTEGGGKSSFLALEKATQHLKQGFIDAIVTAPINKNNIQNDKFKFAGHTEYLTEKFGAKESLMFMATDNLKVGVVTGHLPIKEVSKKLTKELITEKLSIMEASLRNDFGIQKPKIALLGLNPHAGENGLLGKEDDEVIKPVINQFKNEGKLVFGPYPADGFFGKNDYTKFDAVLAMYHDQGLIPFKTLAFENGVNFTAGLPIIRTSPDHGTAYDIAGKNTASESSMLQAIYMAKDIYVNHNKDKEYSETGSANN; encoded by the coding sequence ATGAGCAATCATTCAAAACATCAGGATAAACCAAGAATAGGAATTACCATAGGTGACATCAATGGCATAGGCCCGGAAGTAATCATTAAATCCCTCAGAGATAACCGCTTACTCAATTATCTGACCCCGGTTATTTACGGATCATCTAAAGTGCTTTCATATTATAGAAAAACTTTAAAGTATGAAGATTTCAACTTCACCCAGGTAAAAGATGATGGCAAATTTCAAAACCGCAAGGTTAATGTAGTCAACTGTTGGAATGAAATGATTGAAATCAACACTGGTGAAGTGACCGAAGGTGGAGGCAAATCCTCTTTTCTGGCTTTAGAGAAGGCTACCCAACATTTAAAACAAGGTTTTATAGACGCCATAGTTACTGCTCCGATAAATAAAAACAACATACAGAACGATAAATTTAAGTTTGCCGGCCACACAGAATACCTTACTGAAAAATTCGGAGCTAAGGAAAGTCTTATGTTTATGGCTACTGATAACCTTAAAGTAGGAGTTGTTACCGGCCACTTACCAATAAAAGAGGTAAGTAAAAAACTTACAAAAGAACTTATCACCGAGAAGCTCAGCATAATGGAAGCTTCTCTTAGAAATGATTTTGGTATTCAAAAACCAAAAATAGCGCTTCTGGGTCTTAACCCTCATGCTGGTGAAAATGGCCTTTTAGGTAAAGAAGATGATGAGGTGATTAAGCCAGTAATCAACCAGTTTAAAAATGAAGGCAAGTTAGTATTTGGCCCCTACCCGGCTGATGGCTTTTTTGGTAAAAATGATTATACCAAGTTCGATGCGGTATTAGCCATGTATCATGATCAGGGATTAATTCCTTTCAAAACATTAGCTTTTGAAAATGGCGTTAATTTCACTGCTGGTTTACCTATTATCAGAACCTCTCCAGATCATGGCACTGCCTATGACATAGCCGGAAAAAACACCGCCAGCGAGTCTTCTATGCTACAAGCCATCTATATGGCTAAAGATATTTATGTTAACCATAATAAAGATAAAGAATACTCCGAAACCGGCTCAGCCAATAATTGA
- the rsmA gene encoding 16S rRNA (adenine(1518)-N(6)/adenine(1519)-N(6))-dimethyltransferase RsmA yields MVKPKKHLGQHFLKDTDIAHDIVKAVKKQQKGMKILEIGPGTGVLTQFLVKEYPDDLVLIDLDKESINYLEKHYSEIKENIIYGDFLRLDLSERLGEKYVIIGNFPYNISSQIFFKVLEDKEKVVEVVGMLQKEVAERLASPPGNKNYGILSVLLQAFYDIEYLFTVGREVFDPPPKVQSGVIRLVRNERQTLDCDEDLFKRVVKQGFQNRRKTLRNALKPLNLTDEVKQLPVLNKRAEELSVKEFEELTNTVASGRINEV; encoded by the coding sequence ATGGTTAAACCTAAAAAACATCTTGGTCAGCATTTTCTTAAGGATACGGACATTGCGCATGATATAGTGAAGGCTGTAAAGAAGCAGCAAAAAGGAATGAAAATATTAGAAATTGGGCCAGGAACAGGTGTTTTGACTCAGTTTTTAGTTAAAGAATACCCAGATGACTTAGTGCTTATAGATCTGGATAAGGAGTCTATTAATTATTTGGAAAAGCATTATAGCGAGATCAAAGAAAATATCATCTATGGTGATTTTCTTAGGCTTGATCTTAGTGAACGACTGGGAGAAAAGTATGTTATAATAGGAAACTTTCCTTATAACATTTCTTCGCAAATATTCTTTAAGGTATTAGAAGACAAAGAAAAAGTGGTAGAAGTAGTGGGTATGCTGCAAAAGGAAGTAGCTGAGCGATTGGCTTCACCTCCGGGAAATAAAAATTACGGTATACTGAGTGTATTGCTTCAGGCTTTTTATGATATAGAATATTTATTTACAGTGGGTAGAGAGGTTTTTGATCCGCCTCCAAAAGTGCAGTCTGGTGTAATAAGGCTGGTCAGAAATGAGCGACAAACACTGGATTGTGATGAGGATCTTTTTAAAAGAGTAGTAAAACAAGGCTTTCAAAACCGCAGGAAAACCTTGCGGAACGCCTTAAAACCTCTAAATTTGACCGATGAAGTAAAGCAGCTTCCTGTACTGAATAAACGCGCTGAAGAACTTTCTGTTAAAGAGTTTGAGGAATTGACTAATACCGTGGCTAGTGGAAGAATTAATGAAGTTTGA
- a CDS encoding HIT family protein has protein sequence MASIFTKIINREIPGHIVAEDDNFISFLDISPLVQGHCLVVPKKEVDYIFDLDDETLSGLNIFAKRVAKAVEKVVPCLRIGVAVIGVEVPHTHIHLVPLNAVGDINFAKPKLSPSQEELTQMAEKIKAAFE, from the coding sequence ATGGCTTCTATATTCACTAAAATAATAAATAGAGAGATCCCTGGTCATATTGTGGCTGAGGATGATAACTTCATTTCTTTTTTAGATATCAGTCCCTTAGTGCAGGGACACTGTCTGGTAGTGCCTAAGAAGGAAGTAGATTACATCTTTGATCTTGATGACGAAACACTCTCTGGCCTTAATATCTTTGCTAAAAGAGTGGCTAAGGCGGTAGAAAAGGTGGTTCCTTGCTTAAGAATAGGAGTAGCAGTTATAGGAGTAGAAGTGCCTCACACGCATATTCACCTGGTGCCGTTAAATGCAGTAGGCGATATTAATTTTGCTAAACCAAAGCTGAGCCCTTCACAAGAGGAATTGACTCAGATGGCTGAAAAAATTAAAGCGGCTTTCGAATAA
- a CDS encoding NAD(P)H-dependent glycerol-3-phosphate dehydrogenase, translating into MASKNISKKPVGVIGAGSFGSAIANILAEKSEVLLYARDSETIKKIAEQKENRGQKLHTNITATGDLSYLASVCDVIFPIVPSSAFRTMMQQLSPYLHPYHILIHGTKGLDISLPKGETIDSVKELNRENIKTMSEVIMDESVVIRVGCLAGPNLAKEMAKAQPAATVVASHYGEVIKEGERLLRNDRFQVYGNNDLIGIELAGVLKNIIAIASGALSGLGLGENAKGLLISRGMVEMIHLGKIMGGDVHAFLGVAGIGDLVATCNSTLSRNYTVGYRLAQGESLDQIIATMEEVAEGVNTVRIAKKMVESANKRAPITEALYDVLFGDLTVDKALQMLMRYPYNVDIDFI; encoded by the coding sequence ATGGCCTCGAAGAATATATCTAAAAAACCTGTAGGTGTAATTGGAGCTGGCAGCTTTGGTTCTGCCATAGCTAACATTCTTGCAGAAAAAAGCGAAGTACTTTTATACGCCAGAGACAGTGAGACCATTAAAAAAATTGCCGAACAAAAGGAGAACCGAGGGCAAAAGCTTCACACTAACATTACTGCTACAGGAGATCTAAGCTACCTGGCCAGTGTTTGTGATGTTATCTTCCCTATTGTTCCATCTTCGGCTTTTCGTACTATGATGCAGCAGCTCTCACCCTACTTGCATCCGTACCACATTCTTATTCATGGTACCAAAGGCCTTGATATTTCCCTGCCTAAAGGAGAAACCATAGACTCTGTAAAAGAACTTAACAGAGAAAATATAAAAACCATGAGCGAAGTAATCATGGACGAAAGCGTGGTGATTAGGGTGGGTTGTCTTGCAGGCCCCAACCTGGCTAAAGAAATGGCCAAAGCACAGCCGGCGGCCACAGTGGTAGCGAGCCATTATGGAGAGGTGATAAAAGAAGGTGAGAGATTACTGAGAAATGACCGCTTTCAAGTTTATGGAAACAATGACTTGATAGGCATAGAACTGGCTGGTGTTCTTAAAAACATAATAGCCATTGCTTCTGGTGCTCTTAGTGGCTTGGGACTAGGCGAAAATGCCAAGGGTCTGCTTATTAGCCGGGGAATGGTAGAAATGATCCATTTAGGCAAAATAATGGGAGGTGATGTACATGCTTTTCTTGGCGTAGCCGGAATTGGTGATTTGGTAGCGACCTGCAATAGTACTTTAAGTAGAAACTACACTGTGGGCTACCGACTTGCACAAGGAGAATCTCTGGATCAAATCATAGCTACTATGGAAGAGGTAGCAGAAGGGGTAAATACCGTTAGAATAGCTAAAAAAATGGTAGAATCTGCAAACAAAAGAGCCCCCATTACGGAGGCTCTGTATGATGTTCTTTTTGGAGATCTCACTGTAGATAAAGCACTTCAAATGCTTATGAGATATCCATATAACGTAGATATTGATTTTATCTAA
- the mgtE gene encoding magnesium transporter, translated as MKFELTNEFRERFAQAVEERDEAFIIASLEGEMPADISTLLHEFETEDSKYVIDLLPSEVRADIINDLDEDIRSRFLKAFEPTEITEIVNHLDSDDAVDILNELPIKEREEVIAFIDNQEKEANILDLLRYDEDVAGGLMAKELIKANVNWSVVQCIEEIRRQAENVQKLYSVYVVDDNDKLLGRVSLKKIILAEDNMHIADIYDPGVTSVETYMSEEEVAQVMRKYDLDAVPVVNMQGKLLGRITIDDVVDVITELADEERQMMSGISEDVEEADSIWMLTRARLPWLIVGVMGGFISARLIGVFEEELTRITAIAFFIPLIQATGGNVGIQSSSIVLQSLANPSAFNDSMQKRLFKVFIIAALNGAVLSTLVYGGNLLTGGAVSLALVVSIALFCVVLIASLIGTITPLILHKFGFNPALASGPFITTTNDLMGLAIYFYTVHLLL; from the coding sequence ATGAAGTTTGAGTTAACTAATGAGTTTCGAGAGCGCTTTGCACAGGCTGTGGAAGAGCGTGATGAGGCTTTTATAATTGCTTCTTTAGAAGGGGAGATGCCTGCTGACATCTCCACTCTGTTACATGAGTTTGAAACAGAAGATTCTAAATATGTTATTGACTTACTCCCTTCTGAGGTAAGAGCAGATATTATCAATGATCTTGATGAAGATATCAGGAGCCGCTTTCTTAAGGCTTTTGAACCCACAGAAATTACCGAAATAGTTAATCACCTTGACTCTGATGATGCAGTTGATATTTTAAATGAGCTGCCCATTAAAGAGCGTGAAGAGGTAATTGCCTTTATAGATAATCAGGAGAAAGAAGCTAATATTCTTGATCTGCTTAGGTATGATGAGGATGTGGCCGGTGGGCTAATGGCTAAAGAGCTTATTAAGGCTAATGTAAACTGGAGCGTGGTGCAATGTATTGAAGAAATTCGTCGCCAGGCTGAAAATGTGCAAAAGCTCTATTCAGTATACGTAGTAGATGATAATGATAAGTTATTAGGTCGGGTTTCTCTAAAGAAAATTATTCTGGCAGAGGATAATATGCATATCGCGGATATTTATGATCCTGGTGTTACTTCTGTAGAAACTTATATGTCAGAAGAAGAGGTGGCTCAAGTGATGCGGAAGTATGATTTAGATGCCGTGCCAGTAGTAAATATGCAAGGCAAGTTGTTAGGTAGAATCACCATAGATGATGTGGTGGATGTAATTACCGAGCTGGCAGATGAAGAAAGGCAGATGATGTCTGGTATTTCTGAAGACGTAGAAGAGGCTGATAGCATCTGGATGCTGACCCGAGCACGTTTACCATGGCTTATAGTAGGGGTTATGGGAGGTTTCATTAGTGCTCGCCTTATAGGTGTGTTTGAAGAGGAGCTGACCCGGATTACGGCCATTGCTTTTTTTATACCACTAATTCAGGCTACTGGAGGTAATGTGGGTATTCAGTCATCATCCATAGTGCTTCAAAGTTTGGCTAACCCCTCAGCATTCAATGACAGTATGCAAAAGAGGCTTTTTAAAGTGTTTATAATTGCCGCTTTAAACGGAGCCGTGCTTTCTACATTAGTATATGGAGGTAATCTTCTTACCGGCGGAGCAGTTAGCCTGGCTCTGGTAGTATCTATCGCTTTATTTTGTGTGGTGCTTATAGCTTCATTAATAGGAACTATTACACCACTTATTTTACACAAATTTGGCTTTAATCCCGCACTGGCATCAGGTCCATTTATTACTACGACCAATGACCTCATGGGGCTAGCCATTTATTTTTATACTGTACATCTTTTATTATGA
- a CDS encoding pentapeptide repeat-containing protein, which translates to MSYYLSEFHDFFGQVLAEAHGMLFDIAVIGMLIFWLNKNGEIRQRIRTYRDEIDDFRLWESEEAAFRTVGNIKRLNRHNIHEINLVNCHLARTNLNYVNLSGSNLNSADISNAFLIETNLENTRLNQTNLENSNLNQASLKGAYASGANFKDAYLIKAQLENAFLIKTNFKNAFLMEANLRNCYLTGANFENASLYKADLRGAKGLTIEQLTQAKTLYLAQFDDEILSQIRTNMPELVGK; encoded by the coding sequence ATGTCGTACTATTTGTCTGAGTTTCATGACTTTTTCGGACAGGTACTGGCGGAAGCACACGGCATGCTCTTCGATATTGCAGTCATAGGTATGCTTATTTTCTGGCTTAATAAAAATGGAGAGATCCGTCAGCGAATAAGGACTTATAGAGATGAGATAGATGACTTCCGTTTATGGGAATCGGAAGAGGCTGCTTTTAGAACTGTGGGTAACATAAAAAGGCTTAATAGACATAATATACACGAAATTAACCTAGTTAACTGCCATTTGGCTCGCACTAACCTTAACTATGTAAACCTCTCAGGATCTAACCTTAACTCAGCTGATATTTCAAATGCATTCTTAATAGAGACTAACTTGGAAAACACCAGGCTGAACCAAACTAACCTGGAGAATTCGAACCTTAATCAGGCCTCTTTAAAGGGAGCATATGCCAGTGGTGCTAATTTTAAGGATGCTTATTTAATAAAAGCTCAACTGGAAAATGCCTTCCTTATAAAAACTAATTTTAAAAATGCGTTTTTGATGGAAGCTAATCTAAGAAATTGCTATCTTACAGGGGCTAATTTCGAAAATGCGAGTCTTTATAAGGCTGATCTAAGAGGCGCCAAAGGGCTTACCATAGAGCAGCTCACTCAGGCCAAAACGTTGTACCTCGCACAGTTTGATGATGAAATTTTGAGTCAAATAAGAACGAATATGCCAGAATTGGTAGGCAAGTAG
- the greA gene encoding transcription elongation factor GreA, giving the protein MGQVAYYTKEGLDKLKTELNDLKTKGRSDIAKQIAEARDKGDLSENAEYDAAKDAQGHLEAKIAQLEEVVGNARVIDESSIDTSKVSILSKVKIKNKKNGAVFTYSLVSEEEADLKASKISVQSPIGKGLLGKKEGDTAQIQTPGGEIEFEIVEIGI; this is encoded by the coding sequence ATGGGACAGGTTGCATACTATACTAAAGAAGGTTTAGATAAGTTAAAAACCGAACTTAATGACCTAAAGACAAAAGGTAGGTCTGATATAGCCAAACAAATTGCTGAAGCAAGAGATAAAGGAGACTTAAGTGAGAATGCGGAATATGATGCAGCTAAGGATGCTCAAGGGCACTTAGAGGCTAAAATAGCTCAGTTAGAAGAGGTGGTTGGAAATGCCAGAGTAATTGATGAAAGTAGTATTGATACTTCTAAAGTTTCTATTCTTTCGAAAGTGAAAATAAAGAATAAGAAAAACGGAGCTGTATTTACTTATTCATTGGTTTCTGAAGAGGAAGCAGATCTAAAAGCTAGTAAAATATCTGTGCAATCTCCCATAGGAAAAGGTTTGCTGGGTAAGAAAGAGGGTGATACCGCTCAGATACAAACTCCTGGCGGTGAAATCGAATTTGAAATCGTAGAAATCGGAATCTAA
- a CDS encoding NAD(P)-dependent oxidoreductase, producing the protein MNCLIVDYMHDSLQQSLLDIGVQPDYQPTIKRERILEIISEYEGLIIRSKTRVDEEIVSKASKLVFIGRAGAGIDNLDEEAIEKRNITIFNAPEGNRNALGEHTLGLLLSVMNNIARSDKEVRDHIWDREGNRGYEIEGKTVALLGYGHMGGSFAKKVKGMDTRVIAYDKYKEGYSDGIVEEVSMEEVYNEADVFSIHVPLTAETKALVDYDYLSKFKKQIYLLNTSRGEVVPLDGVCKHLEEGKIIGAGLDVLENEKLKTLNEKQKKSFEYLTNSNKTVLTPHIAGWSFESYERINEVLVDKINGFLSERK; encoded by the coding sequence ATGAATTGTCTAATTGTAGATTATATGCATGATAGTCTTCAGCAGTCATTGCTGGATATTGGCGTGCAACCAGATTATCAGCCCACCATCAAGAGAGAGAGGATTTTAGAAATCATTTCTGAATATGAAGGCCTTATTATAAGGAGCAAAACCCGAGTAGATGAGGAGATTGTAAGCAAAGCTTCTAAGCTAGTGTTTATTGGTAGAGCGGGTGCAGGTATTGATAACCTGGATGAGGAGGCGATAGAAAAACGAAATATTACAATATTTAATGCACCAGAAGGTAATAGAAATGCGCTGGGCGAGCATACGCTTGGTTTATTGCTTTCTGTAATGAATAATATAGCCCGATCAGATAAAGAAGTGAGAGATCACATCTGGGATAGAGAGGGAAATCGTGGTTATGAGATTGAAGGTAAAACGGTAGCCCTGCTTGGTTATGGTCATATGGGAGGTTCATTTGCGAAAAAAGTGAAAGGAATGGATACCCGGGTAATTGCTTATGACAAGTATAAGGAAGGTTACTCTGATGGAATAGTGGAAGAGGTGTCTATGGAAGAGGTGTATAATGAAGCCGATGTATTTAGTATACATGTGCCTTTAACTGCCGAAACTAAAGCATTGGTAGATTATGATTACTTAAGTAAGTTTAAGAAACAAATATACTTATTGAATACCTCGAGGGGAGAGGTGGTGCCTTTGGATGGTGTGTGTAAACACCTTGAAGAGGGAAAAATTATAGGAGCTGGGTTAGATGTGCTTGAGAATGAAAAACTTAAAACTCTAAACGAAAAGCAGAAGAAATCATTTGAATATTTAACTAATTCGAATAAAACAGTACTTACTCCTCATATTGCAGGTTGGTCATTTGAGTCATATGAGAGGATTAATGAAGTATTAGTTGATAAAATAAATGGCTTTTTAAGTGAAAGAAAATAA